The genomic DNA ATGATTCACTTTCCCACTCTATTCTCCAGTGACATTTTGCAAAAACAAACTTTCTGTGATTATCAACAGGAATACTTGTTTTCAGGTTATGATTGTGGATTACAAACTAACTTACCCAAGTGGCACTGCGACCGCTTACCTCATCAATGGATTCCACGCACCCCATGGTTCCGAGCGTGCAAAGTAGGCAACATGAACTCTGATAGCCTGTCATtgctaaaaaaatcaaacattgTTGTTGATAAGATTCATATTCTATTTCAGGAAGCAAGTTCGGACGTTGGGCAAGTATTTCTCACTTAGTTTCCTATGGGCATTCTTCCAGTGGTTCTACACAGCCGGGGATCACTGCGGATTCGGCTCCTTCCCAACACTCGGTCTTGAAGCTTATAAAAACAGGTCAGCATAAATGTGTCCTCAACAATAAGTAATTCCAATGCCAGAAAGAGTAGCTCCCAACTTATTTATAGAGTGATTATCACGCAGTCATGGACTAATGCGTGCTGTCTTCAGATGCATCAACTAATCCCTTTAGCTGAGTTGTCTGCTGGCCATTCTCAATTCTATGATCATTCTCTCCTGTATGATTAGTCATCGTCCTTGTTCTTAACTCGGTTAGCATTTTCCAGGTTCTTTTTTGATTTCTCACCGACTTATATTGGTGTTGGAATGATCTGCCCATATATCGTAAATGTGTCTCTTctccttggaggcatcatcTCGTGGGGAGTAATGTGGCCATTGATCAGCACAAAGAAAGGAAGTTGGTACCCTGAGACTCTACCAGATAATAGTCTACATGGActgcagggttacagggtaaaCTATAATCTGGTCCTACTAGCATGCAACCTTTTGCTTTCCGCAACCAAATGTATTACCCAGAACTGACGACGCAACACTGCAGGTGTTTATAACCGTAGCAGTAATTCTTGGAGACGGCCTGTACAATATCTTGAAGGTACTTGGTCGCATGATAGAAGCCTTTGTATCAAGGTACAGAAACAGAAATACAAACACACTTCCTGTGTCTCACGATGGCACCCCTGTCACTACCACTGAAACTGAGTCATTTGATGACAAGCGTCGTCTTGAGCTATTCGTGAAGGATCAAATTCCCAAGACAGTTGCATTTGGAGGCTATGTCGTTCTGGCAGCTATAACGATAGGTTGTCTCCCTCTCATTATCCCACAGCTCAAGTGGTACCATATTTTGGCTGCATATATCCTTGCACCTGCACTAGCCTTCTGCAATGCCTATGGATGTGGCCTAACAAATTGGTCCTTCGCTAGCGCCTATGGTAAGCTTGCAATCTTTAGCTTTGGTGCGTGGGCTGGTGCTTCGCATGGTGGTGTACTTGTGGGATTAGCTGCATGCGGTGTGATGATGAGCATCGTGGGAACAGCTGCTGATCTGATGCAAGACTTCAAGACTGGGTACCTGACTCTGGCCTCGCCAAGGTCAATGTTCATCAGCCAAGTGATAGGCACAGCCATGGGCTGTGTTATTGCACCCTGTGTCTTCTGGCTGTTTTACAAGTCATTTGATATTGGAGCAAGCAATAGCGCTTACCCAGCACCTTACACCATTATGTACCGTAACATGGCGATTATGGGCGTGGATGGCTTGTCCCTTCCAAAGCACTGCCTCACACTATGCTACATTTTCTTTGCTGCATCCTTCGCCATCAATTTGATCAAGGACCTGATGCCGAAGAAGGTGGCGAAGTTCATCCCCATCCCCATGGCAGTAGCAATTCCTTTCTACGTCGGAGCATACTTCACTATTGATATGTTCTTGGGCTGCGTGATACTATTCATATGGGAATGGAAGAACAAAGCTGAAGCAGACTCATTGGGACCAGCAGTTGCATCCGGTTTCATGTGCGGTGACGGGCTCTGGGCACTGCCAGAGGCTGTTCTTTCTCTTGCAAATGTGAAACCTCCCATTTGCATGAAGTTTTTGTCGAGGTCTGTGAATGCCAAAGTGGACTCCTTCCTTGCGAAGGAGTGACTTCTAGTTTGGTAGAATAGAATTAGCTTCCTTCCATAGTAGAGGTGGTTAAATAATTATAGTTATGTAAGAGAGTGTCATGGGGCAGAGTCATATTTTGTTTTTGTAATCAAGCAGATAAGAGAAGTTGTCTGATTGGCTGCTAGCTAGTTTGATAGAATAGAATTATCTTCCTTCCATATTAGAGGTGGTTAAATAATTCTAGTTATGTAAATTAAGAGTGTCATGGGGCAGCAGTCATATTTTGTTTTAGTAATCAAGCAGATAAGAGAAGTCTGATTTGCTTAGTGCTGCAATTGTCTGGTTGCTAACTCTAGAATTGAATTTCATGGTCCAGATTATCTCTTGTGAAGCAAGATTTCAAAATCTCTCTTGCTAAGCCAGAATCTTTATGTATGGTCGAATGCGATAAAATTCGGACATCTGAAGGAACACTTACACAGGAACGTCCATCAGGTTCAGGTATGGAATCGGAGGATGAATGCCTGACGCTTGAAACGAGATGCAGAATGCAAGCTTACCTCGTTCCTGTCGAGCTCGTGCTTCCCGAAAACCACCGCGTCCCGCAGgttcgccccctccccttcccatCGCCCATCGCCACTGCTTCCGCGCATCTCTTCTTCGAAACTGCCATTGCAGGCAGTCAGGCACCAAATCCGGGAGCGGACAGTACGGCGAAGCGGACATAGCCTGAATGCGAGAGGTGGAGTCCGGAAGGGGTCCGGAGATTCGCCGGTGTTGGTCGCCGAGCCAGAAGACATCGCCGCTGCGGCGCGTAGGGCGGCCACCGGCGGTTTGGTGCCTGAAGAAGGGGCGCGCGCGTCCTACAGTATCAGATCCAGAGCCGCGGCTGAGTGCGCTCTGTTgacggtgcggcggcgcgggatgCATCACGGCACCCGCCGCTGGCAGCGCGGGCTCGTCGGCCGGCGTGGAGTTTGCAAGGAACCCCCAATTTGCGATCCggtattttaaaaaaaaccctaatttggatcgcgattaatagtcacgatccaaattagggggtttAATGTAAAATATAGATTcagtattttaaaaaaaaccttATTTTGGATCgagattaatagtcgcgatccaaattagggggtttTATGTAAAATATCGATCCAATATTTTGCGTTCTACCCCTTACTATTTACAGACATACCCCTCCTTCATATTggcgatcgccgccgccgacgacctgGCCCGAGCCATCCATGCCCTCCCCCTCTTCAAACCCTAGCACCGGCTATCCACTCCTCCGCCCCGGCGCCGAGGACCGCGCGCGATTCGCTTCATCCGAGCCGAGGTACGCGCGCGCCTGCGCCTCGCCGATCCGCCGCGCTGCTTTGATCTATGATGCGTGCTTGGACGAGGTGTGACCTCCGGTGCTGTCGTGCCAGCgatgaccggcggcggcgggtcgcgaTGGTGGGGGCACTCCCTGGTGCCCTATGTATAGCAGTGCAGACTTGTGCTCTTGCATTCAATCAGAATCTTAATTTGCTTCACTCGAAGTTGCAGACATTTGTCTAGACCAAAATTGCTACATTGACTTTTTTCTCCAATGCTGTTTTGTGAGATTATCAAATGGCCGCAGCAATTCCATCTTAAGATAGTTGGCTACTTGGATTTACACATCCTGTGCATATCCGCCTTACAGTCCGAACAGTTGCTGTAAAGATTCCTCATTAGATCGGATGCAAGTTCAGTTGCAGGCATTGCAGTTAGAACTGCCGAAGTATGTCCGGCACAGGATTCTGAATCATGATGTCTGTCACTATTTCTGAATTCTGGCGAAGCACTACTCTTTTCACGAAGACAGGCGTGACTTTTCCTACCGTCCTCGCTGCGATCCAGGAAAGGTCGCCGATCATCCAAGATGTCTGTTTTTGAGCCTTCTCGCTGGATCACGGGTGGGCAATACTGATCCGTTCAGGGTCCTGAACAACTGCCGCCTGCCCAGCCCCTCCATCAACGCCCGTGTTCTCGTCGATAAGCTTGTGCTCTGCTGCCGCGTCCGCAGTGCCGGTATCACTGACGCGCCATTTCAGCTCCAGTGCCGCGCCATCTGCCGGAAGGCGCCGTCTAACCGCTTCGCCGGCACGGAGATGCAAAGATTTCGTTGTTGCGAATGGAAAACTTGCCATTTCAAGCGTTCAGTCCTGCCAAACTAGCATAGCAAGAGCCGAGCCACGGGCGCACCGCCAAATCGCCATCAGCCGGGCGCACCACACCCCCACGCGAACTGGATCGCTCCGAGGCTCCAGTGCATATATGTTGGTGGCCGTCTTGCAGGAAGGTCGAAGGAGACTGATCGGTGATCGCTGACGTTCTGGTGACTGAAGATACGCGCATAGGTTTCGATCGTAGCAGAGTGGAAATCGCGAAGCCATGGCGTCCGCTTACGTACCCGCGCAAGGTGGCGCCGCCCAAATTGCGACGAGCCCAGTGTGTGGttgggttctttttttttttggagttggagttGTGTGCTTCACCGACAAGGCTGGGCTTTTGTTTGGTTCAATTGACAGTTCAGCCTGAACGGATCCCAGTCTGCACTCTGCAGCTACAGCAAATGAACGAGCTGATGAAAACAACCTCGCTGTAATCCTCGCCCCGGCGTCTCGGTTCCTCAGCTGCTTTGTTGCTTCTTGCGAGACCAAGAGTTGCAGCATTTGTCTTCACGTAGCTATGGTCCGCGTTTCACGATGCATAGCTCGCCGAAACTACTGGATGCTGCGGCCGGCTGACAATTATCAAAGCTTCAGGCTTCAGCTGTCAGGATTCCTGTAATTACGCACGAAAGGTGTCAGCGACAGCCGCGATGCGCCCATGGAAGGACAAGAACGTATGTCTTCCTTGCTGCAGCTAGCCATTTCCAGGCTCCTGGGTTGTTTGCTCCGAGGCTCCAGCATATATGTTGGCGGCCGTCTAGTGCGTTGCAGGAAGAGGCTGACGTACTAGTTACTGAAGATCAATCAGCTCTTAGCAGAGTGGAACTCGCGAAGCCATGGCGTCCGCCTACGAGCCGGCGCACGGTGACGCCGCCGGTACCGGCGGCGACGTGGaccggggcgaggtgaggcagaGGAGCAGCAAGCCGCAGAAGAAGCCGGGCACGGACATGGaggcggacgacggcgacgaggggaggggcgcggaggcggcgggcggcggctgcgagGTCACGGACTCGATCGAGTGGGTGTTCGAGTCGGAGCCCGTGCCGTCGTGGCGGGAGCAGGTGACGCCCCGGGCCCTGGCGGTGAGCCTCCTCCTGGCCGTCGTGTTCAGCCTCATCGTCATGAAGCTCAGCCTCACCACGGGCATCATCCCCTCGCTCAACGtctccgccggcctcctcggcttcttcttcctccgcgtCTGGACGGCGCCAGTCAAGAACCCCGGCAGGCGGCCGTTCACGCGCCAGGAGAATACCGTCGTGCAGACATGCGTCGTCGCCGCCTACGGCATCGCCTTCAGCGGTAACGATACACCGCCAGCTCTGCTCGGATCAAAGCTTAAATTTTGGCTTTCACTTTCCGCCTTTGTACGCTGGGATCAGGTGGATTTGGGAGCTACCTGTTTGGCATGAGCGAGAcgatcgccgcccaggcagctGAAGAAAACAACGCGGATAACGTGAAGGAGCCCAGGCTGAGCTGGATGATCGGGTTCCTCTTCCTCGTCAGCTTCGTCGGTCTCTTCGCTCTCGTTCCCCTGAGGAAGGTGGCTTTGAATCTATTAGTAGCTAATCTTCCGATGCAAATGTTTTCTTGGATCACTGATCGGATCTGAATCTGAGAAAGCGACTGATTTTACTTCAGGTGATGATTGTTGACTACAAGCTCACGTATCCGAGCGGCACCGCTACTGCGCACCTGATCAACGGTTTCCATACACCAGACGGCTCTGAACGCGCCGAGTAAGGCCCAGTTTAGTTCcttttagtccatggatccatgATTGGATCCATGATTAAAGGTGGACTAAAGTGCTATTTGGTTCTTGAACTAAAATGAACTGAAGGCATTAAATGTTGTGGAAGGATTACCCTTTTGCCTTTGCTGCCCCTGGCGCCAAACTGGTGCTCTAGAGCCAAAAACTTGTAACTTAACTAGAAGCCCCTAGAACATCTTAATCATTGGACTTTCGCTCTTCTTATTTGGAATTGTGGTTGTGTCTATAGTACTGCTTGTTCTCTTGCGACTGTTACTGCTCAAAGGACTTGCTATGAAGCCTTCTTCATCTGGTTCTTCACCCTCCTCATCACCCAAGCCCCTCATCACCCAAGCCTTGAGGTGTAGAACCTAGGATGCAAGAAGCTTGTCCATCCACTGTAACCCCTCCGAACATCTCTATAAGTTGTCCAACATATGTAGGCACATGCATGAACTTCTTGCATTCCTGAAAACCACAAACAAGTGGTCAGTTACATAACAATAATAAGAAAGACATAGAGCAGTACATTACATATAACAGAAAAGTAATTCGGTTACCTTTAACTCCCTTTTCCACCATGTTGTAGATGTTATGATACTACCATCAAGTCTTCAGCCTAGAGCGATACTAGTTTTCAACATATTCCAGAACAAGTACAAAGTCTTGTATTGTGTCCATCTCTTCAGTTGCCTAACAGAAAGGTTGAGTCCAGTCTTAAAAGAGACCTTGTCTCATGTTATTATAACTTTTACATAACATTGTTCCATTAGAACAATTCACTGCCCTTATTTGCTCAACAGCAAGtttacagtaaatatgtgtgtTTTCCTCGAACCAATCGGTCCTATCATGAAGATTCTATTATAGAAAATGAAGTGTCACACTAGGCATTGCAATGACAATCT from Setaria italica strain Yugu1 chromosome VII, Setaria_italica_v2.0, whole genome shotgun sequence includes the following:
- the LOC101783592 gene encoding probable metal-nicotianamine transporter YSL11, yielding MAPATATASASGGSAVHDSADALEQGTSTQLRRRYTGGQTGELADDGIVRSRAGKQEPAPPSVEEAFADLPVPSWREQLTVRAFVVGSLLAVVFNVILMKIDLTTGINPSLNVCASLLSYFLVRVWTKAIEGMGLLRQPFTRQENTMIQTCVVSAYGITFTGGFSSYLFGMSGTIANKATEANDAQNIKEPHLGWMIGFMFLVSFVGLFALVPLRKVMIVDYKLTYPSGTATAYLINGFHAPHGSERAKKQVRTLGKYFSLSFLWAFFQWFYTAGDHCGFGSFPTLGLEAYKNRFFFDFSPTYIGVGMICPYIVNVSLLLGGIISWGVMWPLISTKKGSWYPETLPDNSLHGLQGYRVFITVAVILGDGLYNILKVLGRMIEAFVSRYRNRNTNTLPVSHDGTPVTTTETESFDDKRRLELFVKDQIPKTVAFGGYVVLAAITIGCLPLIIPQLKWYHILAAYILAPALAFCNAYGCGLTNWSFASAYGKLAIFSFGAWAGASHGGVLVGLAACGVMMSIVGTAADLMQDFKTGYLTLASPRSMFISQVIGTAMGCVIAPCVFWLFYKSFDIGASNSAYPAPYTIMYRNMAIMGVDGLSLPKHCLTLCYIFFAASFAINLIKDLMPKKVAKFIPIPMAVAIPFYVGAYFTIDMFLGCVILFIWEWKNKAEADSLGPAVASGFMCGDGLWALPEAVLSLANVKPPICMKFLSRSVNAKVDSFLAKE